One segment of Peromyscus leucopus breed LL Stock chromosome 5, UCI_PerLeu_2.1, whole genome shotgun sequence DNA contains the following:
- the Capns2 gene encoding calpain small subunit 2, whose protein sequence is MFLAKAILEGADRGLGGALGGLLGGGAQGRGGGGNIGGIIGGIVNFISEAAAAQYTPEPPPPQQRHFTTVEASESEEVRRFRQQFAQLAGPDMEVGAKDLMNILNKVLSKHKDLKTDGFSLDTCRSIVSVMDSDTTGRLGFEEFKYLWNNIKKWQCVFKQYDSDHSGSLRSSQLRSAVQAAGFQLNEQLYLMVVRRYADEDGSMDFNNFISCLVRLDAMFRAFKSLDRDADGLIQVSIREWLQLTMYS, encoded by the coding sequence ATGTTTCTGGCAAAGGCGATCCTGGAAGGAGCAGATCGGGGTCTTGGGGGGGCTCTCGgaggccttcttggaggaggtgctCAGGGAAGAGGAGGCGGAGGCAACATCGGAGGGATCATTGGAGGAATTGTCAATTTTATCAGCGAGGCGGCTGCTGCTCAGTACACCCCCGAGCCGCCTCCCCCGCAGCAGCGGCATTTTACCACTGTGGAGGCCTCGGAAAGTGAGGAAGTCAGGCGGTTTCGGCAACAGTTTGCACAACTGGCTGGACCCGACATGGAGGTGGGTGCCAAGGACCTGATGAATATTCTCAACAAAGTCCTTTCCAAGCACAAGGATCTGAAGACCGATGGCTTCAGCCTTGACACCTGCAGGAGCATTGTGTCGGTCATGGACAGTGACACGACAGGGAGACTGGGCTTTGAGGAGTTTAAGTACCTGTGGAACAACATCAAGAAGTGGCAGTGTGTTTTTAAGCAGTATGACAGCGACCATTCTGGCTCTCTCCGAAGCTCCCAGCTGCGCAGTGCTGTGCAGGCTGCAGGCTTCCAGCTAAATGAGCAGCTTTACCTAATGGTTGTCCGTCGGTATGCCGATGAGGATGGCAGTATGGATTTTAACAACTTCATCTCCTGCCTGGTCCGTCTGGATGCCATGTTTCGGGCTTTCAAGTCCCTGGATCGTGATGCGGACGGCCTGATTCAGGTGTCCATCCGAGAATGGCTGCAGCTGACCATGTATTCctga